The Vigna angularis cultivar LongXiaoDou No.4 chromosome 6, ASM1680809v1, whole genome shotgun sequence genome contains the following window.
TGGATGTTGTGTGGGGTTGATGGGGAGGGAAGCTATGGAGATGAAATGGAGAATGTTTTGGAGTGATTGAGCAAGAGGGCCTTGGTTGAAGGAGAAAAGGAGGAGTTTGAAAGTGCCAAGCCAAACAAGGAATAAGGAAGTGTAGCCAACTAAGTTAGGTGAAGAGATTTTGAAGGGAAGAGTGATGAAGAGGTAAAGAATGGGAATCAGAGACAGAAGTCTGAAGAAGCCCTTTGGTATTCTTGAAGCTATGTAATAGCAATAACATAACCCTAACATGGCTGAAATCCATACTTTCATGAACTTTTCAATTTCATTCTCCATCTCCTTCATTCAATCTATGTCATGAGTTTCTGGAATTCTAAGAAAATGTTGACTAATATTATTGATGGGAGGATCATTattcattcaaacattttcTTAATCAAAAACATGtggaagaaaataatttatcatgttggtgtaaaataaaatataaaacatgatgctcaagaatattttatattcgAAAGTAAACGAGTGGTTCTATCATTCATGTTTTTACGAAATCATGTGTTCTTTTCAATCTGTCATTGTCGCCAGAGACAAATTTATTGACTTTCTTATAATTGTCTGCAGAAAGAAAAATGTAGCACgtgcttcttcttttctcttcccaTATTCtcccaagaaaatcaaatttaatgttattatttattataagtatTATATCTTTTGAGTGTGATGAAACTtcattatgattttaatttttaaaagtatttatgtgaataaaaaagaaaaaaaatatttaaattgtattttatcttaaattttaaattttaaatgataggAGACTATTGAGTATGATAATAacatcatcaatttttttttcctctaatgtcaatgaaaatgataaaaatgtgaaatgtcaatgaaaatgataaacaatgttataGATCTACAATGATAGGTCTCTCatacacattttcttttgaagAGCATGTGATATTGAAGATTTGAAAGActgaaataatattaattttatgtaaataatttatggatgttataaaagttataaacaaTAGACTATAGTATATCGAAATTTGGTTCAATCATTCACATTATTAAATCATGATTTCTTAAATGTGACACAATAACTTATTCCCTATATATACACGATGTTTTTCCCTTGTCTTCTGAGTTGGCGTTGTTTATTTGATatcagattaaaaaaaagtctaaCAATTAGTTTCGATGGGAGGAAAATTTAGCTTTAAAACTAGAGATGACAAGACtaacagaataaaataaaaaactagtAATCTTCCTCGACGTAAAAATTACCAATAAAAGGATACTAATTATCACTGTAATTTCCGAagagaaaaaacatttttttatcagcaattgaaaataaaaacaatctaATGGTATAACCTTAGAGTCcattatttgaaaagaaaaactggAAAAAGTTGGAAGCACTTCTCAAATGAAGGAGACTTTGAGCTTAGAAAAGTTGAAGATACAGAAGcctaaattacaaataaaatgtcttctagtaaaagaaaaattaattataactcACTATTATTGGAGTAATCACTTTATAAAAACCTTTAAATATACAAAGTGTTGGGATCAAACCTTGAAAAATCATtgcaaaaaggaagaaaaaaaagtgggTAACTAATTAAGCATCTCTTATAAAAATGGAACTTACATCTTGTAGTTGATGATTACATCTTTGTACTTTACTTAAAGCAACGCCATgcatttataaaaatgaaacttgatatattgaaaatagagtattttaatatataataataaactataataaaagattaattgAAAGACTCAACTATGCCAAACATTACTTTCTAGTTCACAAGTTAAGTCGgtacataaaaaatttatcgaccatatttttaagtataattaatCACTTATGGTATATGAAATTCAACAATGTCTCTTTTCTCTTACTTATCTTTCAATGTATGTCGATGCAGTTTaggaaaattatttaaaatttaggaaATCAACCACTAACTTTTGATTCTCTAATTTCTTGAAAgtttgtgtaaaaaaaaaaactaaaatactgtCTTAAAATGTTCGGCAAAATTAGAAATATCATTGGCTACtaaaatggtttttttttttaatatttcagtTTGAGTTTATAATTGTTTTCTAAAACTGTAtgtgatattaaattaatttttttaatgaataataatttcaatagaAAGTATTATATTGTAGTTGTTTTAGATAATACAGAAGTGTTATTATATGGAAAAGTTTTTAAAAGGAAAgagttttgtgaaaaaaaatgttattgttGGGAAGAGACACAATTGAAttgtttgaaaaagtaaaacgTTTGCatagtaattttatttgtaaatccATTTTGAgttgataattaatattttaaatttcatctgaagttaatttttaaaaataatattaacttgaacgaaaatatatataaactttaaatattattcttattattccatataaaaaactaaatgttCTTATAAGAATTTTGAGTGTGGACTTTTGAATAGGTTGTGATAGGTTGTGAGATCCTAACGGTAGTTTGATTGCTCTTCTTATATGGAAAGAGTCTTCTTGTTCTTGAGAGCGAGAAAATTCACCTATAAAAACTTTTTGACGCTAAAGTCACTAAGAGAGTTAAGATCTATAAGTAAGGATGAGAGTGATTACGAAGTAAGTATTACTTGGGAAATACCAGTTGTATTTATACAATCAACATGAGCTATATACTTATGTTCCTATTAGAATAATACTTACCTAGGGAGTATAACATAATAAAAGGTAACAATATAGTAAACAATAACTTACATAACCCGAGATTtagttacaatatataaatatgaccCAAATAAGTGTAGGTTTTGGTTGCTCCATAATTAAGTGACTTAGGACCTTATTGGACCATGCTATTTAATATGTCTATTGGACAAGGTAGGAACATCAGCCCCCAATCTTGGAATTTTGGTTTGGTATATGTGGTCACATCGGATCTTTGTGTAATTCAGAGATGGATCGGCCATTTGGCCAAGGCCATAATACAATATAAGCCATTTGGTCGTGTTTTGCAAGTGGATTGGCCTCAAGGTTGGGGTTTGTAATGTAGCTGGGCCATTTCGCCATGCTTTACAGGTGAATTGGCCTTGAGGTTGAGCTCTTTTAAGTGACTAATCCAACCAAGCTTAAAGTGACATTGACTTTGAGTCGAGCTCTTCAATGGCTAATGCAGTCGAACTTAAAGGGATATGGCATCGGGGTCGAACTCTTCAATGGCTAATGCAATCGAGCTTAAACTGAAATGGCCTTGGCCCCGAGGTCATATCACTTTAAGCTCAGCTGGATTAACCATTGAAGACCTTGGCCTCGAGGCCATATTACTTTAAGCTCGGCTACATTAGTCATCGAAGAACTTGGCCTCGAGGCCATATCACTTTAAGCTCAACTGGATTAGTCCTTGAAGAGCTCGACCCCAAGGTCATATCACTTTAAGCTTGGCTAGATTAGTCATTGAAGAGCTCAACCCCAAGACCATATCACTTTAAGCTTGGCCCCAAGGCCATATCACTTTAAGTTTGACTGGATTAGCCATTGAAAAGCTCGGCCTCGATATCACTTTCAGCTTGGCTGGATTAGCCATTAAAGAGCTCATCCTCAAGGGCATATTACTTTAAGCTCGATTGGATTTGCCACTTAAAAGTGCTTGATCTCAAGGGCAATCCACTTGCAAAGCACGACCGAATGACTTAATTACATTACAAAACGACCTTGTGGCTAATCCACTTGTAAGACACGACCAAATGGTGCATACTACATTACGACCTCAACCAAATGGTCGAACCATCTTTGAATTATACAAAGATCTAATGTGACCACATATACGAAACCAAACTTTTGAGACTAGCTAGGCTTATTTTCCTACTCGATCCAATAGGCATATTAAATAGTGTGGTCTGATAAAGCCCTTTAAGTCTCTTAATTATTGAGTAGCCAGACCTACACTTATTTGGactatatttacatattataactaAATCTCGGTAGTTTGATATGTTAGTTATTATTTACCATTAtgttactatttatttattgttattatattctCTAGGTAAGTATTATTCAAAGAAGAACATAGGTTCACGACAATGTTGATCTATAAATACAACTAGTATTCCAGAAGGGATATTCACTTCATAATTACTCTCACTCTAACTTATAGATCATAATCTCTCTTATTGAGTTGAGCGTTAGAAGTCTTTGttgcatacaaaaaaaaaacaatcagattagttatataaaatatatttaagatacGGATAAGAACATTTATACTTACACAGGAAAATACATCTAATTATACCCTTTAATAaccattttgttttattttgttcttcatTTTAACTACACCCTCTGATTTGTTAATTTGAGAAACCAATAAAATCATACAATTCTATTAAATTTAAGgaacaaaaatgttttttactttgaattattaaaattgaattgaattcttAACTTTAAAGgctaaatacatattttatacataaatgGTATACATcttatataaaaagtattttcctTCAAATAATATGaagaatataaatttcttatttttatatttagtctTATagaactttttaaataaaatgtcatatttttatgcttcttttaattaattattctgcATGTAGAAAAAGTgatattatttaacaaatctgtctaaaatgttatttttatttttatttttaacatgaatGAAAGGACCTTAAACTACATGAATATGTTATTATACAatcacaaattcaaataaacaacataaGATACATAATGTGTACTACTATCTGACTCATTGTCTTTCAAAATTACCAAGTctacaaaataacaataaagaCAAAAACATAGTTTAATCAATTACTTATGAAGAAACTGAATCATTATGTTGAGCTTAGAAAAGATAAATGTCTAACTCTTTATTGAATCATAAAACTTGTAATGACAAATTCGACttaaaaaacttaatcaaaAGAGCATACTCTTCAGTAGTCTTTGTATCCATACCATTTCTCAGCAATTGAGGAAAGAACAACCAATTTGCAGTGATGGCTAAAAAGAAAATCACAAGGGGCCCTGACACCACACCATGCAACTGCCACTCACGGTGGCTAGCCACCTTTTTCGCAACCACCTCCACCACCATGCACACACCATGAAGGACAAAAAAACATGTCACTTCCCACGTTGGAGTCACACGagtaagataataataaattaactcaTGCATGAGTCCTGATACAAGAAAAGTGACTAAGATTGCAGCCGAAGTGGCACAAGACAAGTTCACAAAACTTGAAAGCATACTGCGTGTAGGATTGTATACAGTAGGACGTAGAAGATGAGAAACCATGAGGTTCCATCTGTGACCCCAGAAGTCTTGAAGTGAAGTGGAAAGGTAGGGTTCGTTGAACTGTGATTCTATCTCAAAGCCAAGAACAGTTCGAATCATGGCTCCAATGAAGATTAAGAGAAGTTCTAGGGAGAGGTAAACGTGGCAGCAATAAATGGGCAATAAGAGATTAGGGTGAAGATTTTGTTTGTAGTCATGAACAcgaatgatcattgcaaaaagaAGCAGTTTCAGAGGAAAAAGCCATTTGGGTTTGTTGGTGGTGTGGTTTTGCTTGGTTGGAGGGTGTTGTTTTGGGATGATGGGTAAGGAAGCTATTGAGATGAAGAGGAGAATGTTTTGGGGTGATGTTGCAAGAGGGCCTTGGttgaaggagaaaagaagaagctTGAATGTGGCAAGCCAAAGGAAGAAGGAAATTGTTCCAACTAAGGTAGGTGAAGAGAGGTATAATGGAAGCATGAAGAAGAGACAGAGAATTGGAAGGAGCGAGAGAAGCCTCAAGAAACCTTTTGGTATTCTAGAAACTATGTAATAGCAATAACTTAGAGATATGATGGTTGAAATCCATACTTTCATGAACCTTTCAATTTCACCtcccatcttcatcttctttctcccTTGAATAGGCAATGAGTTTTGTGAAACTAATGGAAATAATGAGTGATATTATATATTGGTTGATCTATGTATTGAAGAAGACTTAggatacaatataaataattggaGTTATAAACTATTCAAAAACTAATGCACACACCATATATAATAATCTGTGATAGCAGCAAGAAAGTTTGACTTAGATTTCTTGTGTGATTGTGTATAAAAAAGGACATACTTATCTTAGCTTGTAAAGATggataaaaacttaaatatattattgtttcaaaTTGTTGTATTCTATGGGTTCATTTTTCTCGACTAAATTCTTATAATTTGATCGGTGGTTTTCATCTATATATTTGTCTCTTTggcacataatatatatattttgtttgagtCCCTGTCAATTAATAGATTTCCTATTCTTATTTGTTATGTATCATTTCGTGGCTCATTTCGATTATGTTTTCGAGAAGGAAAATATTAATTAGGATTTATTAAGGGAGTAACGAAGCAATCTCTTGCgtacacaaaataaatataataaaaacgaTGGATGTTGTTTAGTATTTGGCTTTGATAAAGTGTTgacataaacatacatttgtGAATATGTGTTAATGGTATGATTCATTATAAGACTTGTCAATTTTGCCATAAGTTGGTCAAGGATTAAAATAAACAGTGGATCGAGCTCATCGAACTGGATCCGCGTTACTTTTCGATTTAGACAAGTTCAGTTTAACTTTCAATTCGATGATATTGAGTCTAAGCATATTAGTTTCAATTATAGGTTCAACATGACTCAATCTAACCATCAACCTGAACCAATTTGATTAGACTTTCGAAACTAACTTAATCTGACCTTTGGTTCAAACTGACTAATCCTATCCTAACCTTTGAGTTAAGTCAGCTCAGCTCGAACTTTGACCTAAGTTTATTTGATATAACCTTTGACCAACATTAATTCAGCTTGACCTTTGACCCGAGTTGGTATAACACAACCTTTAGCCTGTGCCAACAAGAGACAACCTTTAACACGACCTTCAACCTAAGGTGACATGACTAACCTTCAACCTAAGCCGACTTGGCCAAGTTCGATTTGACTTTTGGTCCAGCCCAATTTAGCACAACCTTTGGCTTAGACCGACTCATCTCGATTATTGGTCCAGTCTGACTTCACTTAACCTTTAACCTTACATAACAAGACCCAACCCTTGGCTCTACATGAGTAGGTCTAACCTTTAACTAAGGACAACATGTCTCGACCTTCAATCTAAGTCAATTTGGCTTAACCTTCAACCTGGACTGACTTGTCCTAATCTTCAACCCAAGCTTAACTCAAGTTTGGCTTAGGCTGACCTGTCTTGAACTTTATCCTAGGCCAACGCGACACAACCTTTGACTCAGGTCAATTCAACATGACCTTCTGTCTAAGATGAACAACTTTACCCTTCATCCCTAGCAGGCTTAACACAATCTTTTGGCTTAGGCAAGCTCGACTTGATCTTTGGTCTAGGCTAACTCGATCTGACTTTTGGCTTAAGTCGACtgatgaataaatatttttatactattcacttagctttttgTACTACATTTGATTAAGGAATTGAGTTTAATTGTCCAATATTTCCTCAGCTTTcatatttgggcttaatttgaccattaattcttattttaattaatttgaattatctgaggctaattatttcaattattaattgcagggaattatttagaatattattttgaaacatCAAAAGAGTTGCCATGTCATTCTTCACTTGCCACATCAGCTTTTTCATAttgtaaattcattttttagGAGTTTTTGGACAAATTTGACTATTTGGGCCGTTTTTGGTCATTTTTGGAGAGGTCCATTAGTGGCTTGACCTAGGTTTGTGAACAAAAGGGGGGCAGACCCCAAAACACTCTCTCACTCTCTCATTTTACGTTTTCTAAGCTTTGGACAGAAGCGAGAGCTCCTCTAATTTTGGGTTTTAGgttcttttttcattttcattttgatgCACTTTCGATTCCAGTAAtgcaatttcgttttcttctCTTAGCAATTCAATTCtacaattttgttttctctcttaaGCTACAATTTCGATTCTACATTTTAAATTCCATGCACTACACTTTCGTTTCTGGTTTTTCCAATTCGTTTTGAGTTCATTTCCATTGCGTTTAGATTTTGTTTGATTTCGTTTTACATTTGGGTTTGCATTTTTGTTGATTAGGTTGCGTTTTTGTTGATTGGATTCGTTTTTGTTGCTTGGGTTGCGTTTTTGGTGCATTGTATTTTCGTTTCTACATTGGGTTCGTTTTATGTTTCAATTCCGTTTTAATAGTTTAAAACTCGTTTTCATGAATAGGTAAATTATTTGGGTTGGTGATTAGTGAGTTTGCACAGGTTTCCTTGAGATTATTGAAGCCAAATTAGGATTCAATTTTGTGTATCCTACACATATGAAATTTGTTTTGTGCAATTGGTCTTCGCTTACTGGTCTAATTTGAGCATgataatcttcgcttagttgattagTGTGTTTGTGCAGAATTGATGAATCTGTCTGAGTGTGTTTGCTTAATTTGCATTTTATGAAGACCGTTTTATACTTCGCTTAGTTGTCTAGTTTGTGTTGGATTAAGGGTCATAAGATtggatatatgttttaaatttgtgaTTGGAAACAAGTGCAATCGAGCTAACACCAACCTGTCTTTAATCCGTCTTTAATTTTGTGTTCAATTTGTGTGTTAATCACCCACTTCATTTCACAAAACCACATTCAACCCCCCCAACCATGTGTTTGATCTAAttcctgaaccacatttggtccttgagataCGACCTAAGGGTCATTCTCCTACCTTATACTGTATTTAATTGCTCATTAATTTGATTCAGGTATAGCCTCGATCATTGACTCATCAAGCTCAACTCAGGCTGAGGTGAGTCGAGTCAGGTTTATCTAGTGCTAAGTCAAGTTGAGACCACTTAAGGCCAAGTCATGTTGGACCCACCTTTAGTCGGGTCATGTCAAACTGACCTCCAACGATATCATTTCAGATCTACCTCTTGCTAGTCAAATTGAGTCCACCAATAATTGAGTTGGATCGAATAAGTCGAATCCACCTCTAATATAGTTTCTTGTCTGCCTCATGCTAAGTTGAAACtatattaaagatattattCCATCTATTCACATTTGATGAATTGATAGCATTTATCAACTATAGTTACTACAAGGCtaagataattaatataatttatcatttaattgtCAACATGCAATATGTTCActgtaaaaatttaattttttttaaataaaaatatatttattcaaaaaaaaaatagactaCAGTATGTGTTATTATCGATATAAAACTTTCAGCATACTTTCTCATGTCGAGATATATATATCTCGTGTATGAGACTAGGCATTAATGATTTATTTGATAACATGTGAAACAATAGATCctacaaatattaaattttgttaggatAGATTTTAACTCAAGACTCTAATActataataagttttaaaataagaaactcGTACCTTTTTATTCATAtgtctcatatatatatatatatatatatatatatatatatatatatatatatatatatatatatatatatatatatatatatatatatatatatatatatatatatatatatatatatatatctaaaaatATCACTCTTATGTCCATCAAATAATGTCCACAATTacgttaataaaatattttttctatatttttttcagattgaataatacataatataattctaaatctataaaattattttggattaagcatttcataaaataaaaaaatattctagaATATGTAATCTagaatattcttttaatttggaATTGTATTTCAGATTAATAATTTCGGAATGATTTTTAATAAACctattcttaatttttcattCCAAAATATCTTTTCCAGATCAGTAATATATTCCGAAGGGAGTTATTCCCTCCACCACGACACACTTCTCCCTACACCtctccaaatttttttaattccaaaaataccatttttacttttatcctttatcttttttaactttttcttaaaaccctacttttatccttttatctAGTTTGGATACCTTTGCACACCAGTCCTTGTCTAATACCTCtgaaaagtaaaattgttgCTAGTTTTTATGCAAGAAAGCAAATGCTCCACACGATTCTGCGTTGTGGACTTGGGTAAAAGCTATGATTCAAGACATTTTCCAAAATGTTTAACCCAATAATTTGTTTAAGTATTACAGTTAAAAGTTATTGTTATTATCGCTGGATAATCTCTAGGCCTAGAAAAGTATTGCTGCCACTATAGTTTGTATTACGATTAGTGTTTTACGTCTTATTAGCCGTAGACTTGTAAagcttttatgaaaaaaatattgaggCTCATTGAAAGAAGAGAGGTGAGAAAAAAACGGGACTAATAACAGTAGTAAGCATGTTTCCTAATTTTGGTTTTAGACCCTCCTGacacttttaatattttgcaGGAATGCCAAGGGAAAGACAACTGCTCCATCAAAATCTTAGATACGGtattcggaggtccctatatttgcggattcatttcaattgggtcctctaattttggaagtgatcaattgagtccctttccgttaaatgcaatggacggc
Protein-coding sequences here:
- the LOC108341360 gene encoding probable long-chain-alcohol O-fatty-acyltransferase 5; translation: MKMGGEIERFMKVWISTIISLSYCYYIVSRIPKGFLRLLSLLPILCLFFMLPLYLSSPTLVGTISFFLWLATFKLLLFSFNQGPLATSPQNILLFISIASLPIIPKQHPPTKQNHTTNKPKWLFPLKLLLFAMIIRVHDYKQNLHPNLLLPIYCCHVYLSLELLLIFIGAMIRTVLGFEIESQFNEPYLSTSLQDFWGHRWNLMVSHLLRPTVYNPTRSMLSSFVNLSCATSAAILVTFLVSGLMHELIYYYLTRVTPTWEVTCFFVLHGVCMVVEVVAKKVASHREWQLHGVVSGPLVIFFLAITANWLFFPQLLRNGMDTKTTEEYALLIKFFKSNLSLQVL